A stretch of DNA from Methanoplanus endosymbiosus:
GCAATGCAGGCTCTCTATGGATTGGCCCTACAACCAATCGCAGAAACAACAGCAGACCCACGTTCATTTGGATTTAGACTTTTCAGATCAGCACAGGATGCATCAGAATATGCATTTACGTGCTTAGGAAGAAAGACATCATCCATATGGATTCTGGAAGGAGACATCCGGGGATGCTTTGATAATATTAACCATGTGTGGCTTAAGGAACACATACCTATGGATCAATCAATCCTTACACAGTTCCTAAAATCGGGATTTGTCTTTGATAATGTTCTCTTTCCGACAGATAAAGGTACTCCACAAGGAGGCCTTGTGTCTCCAATTCTTGCGAATATGACACTCGATGGAATTGAACATATTCTTGATGAACAATTCCAAAATATGAAAGTTCACTTTATTCGCTATGCAGATGACTTTCTGGTCACTGCACCTACAGAGGAAATCGCAAAAGAAGCAAAGGAGATAATAAAAGAATTCCTCGCAATAAGAGGCCTGGAATTATCGGAAGAGAAAACGTTGATTACTCATATCAACAATGGCTTTGACTTTTTGGGGTACAATTTCCGGAAATATAAAGGAAAACTCCTCATTAAACCATCGGAGAAATCAATCAAGTCAATTACTGATAAAATTAGGACTAAAGTTAAAAAAGCCCGAGCATGGTCTCAGGAGGAATTGATAAAGGTATTAAATCCAACCATACGAGGTTGGGTAAATTATCATCGTCATAATGCAGCCAAGGAAACTTTCCAGAAATTAGATCACTATCTCTGGACAGTAACCTGGAAATGGGGTAAACGTCGACACACTAACAAAGGTCGCAAATGGGTAGCAAGTAAATATTGGCATGTGGAAGGCAAAAGAAAATGGGTTTTCAAAACAGAAGAGAATACGTTAATACAATTCTCGGAAGCTCCCATCCGTAGACATTCTTGCCCAAAGCTTAATGCTAATCCCTATCTTGACAGGAAATATTTCCTCGAAAGAAAGGAGAGAATGAGAAGACAAACGCCATGGATCCAAACTAAATTATCTTATTTTGCACTGCCGCCCGCTAACGGGTAGTGGAATGCGTGAGCCGTATGCGGTGAAAGCTGCAAGTACTGGTTCTTGGAAGGGGGGGAGGTGGTAACACTTCCTCCCTATTCGACAATATGCAGTTTAATCAGGTGGACTTTTTGTCTGGAAAGTCAGACAGGACTGTACATCTCGTATAGTCCGGAATTTTTCAGGAATTCTTTTAAATTTTCAATCCCGCCGTCAATATAGACTGCGCCTGCAAATGCTTCCATACATTCCGCAAGTACTCTTCCTGAGGTCCATACATGCTGTATCTCCTCTCCCTTTCCCCAGAATACAAA
This window harbors:
- the ltrA gene encoding group II intron reverse transcriptase/maturase, with the protein product MWNSASAKMQAVLSLTDKNYCAKPLRRIYIPKPGKKTKRPISIPSMYDRAMQALYGLALQPIAETTADPRSFGFRLFRSAQDASEYAFTCLGRKTSSIWILEGDIRGCFDNINHVWLKEHIPMDQSILTQFLKSGFVFDNVLFPTDKGTPQGGLVSPILANMTLDGIEHILDEQFQNMKVHFIRYADDFLVTAPTEEIAKEAKEIIKEFLAIRGLELSEEKTLITHINNGFDFLGYNFRKYKGKLLIKPSEKSIKSITDKIRTKVKKARAWSQEELIKVLNPTIRGWVNYHRHNAAKETFQKLDHYLWTVTWKWGKRRHTNKGRKWVASKYWHVEGKRKWVFKTEENTLIQFSEAPIRRHSCPKLNANPYLDRKYFLERKERMRRQTPWIQTKLSYFALPPANG